Proteins encoded together in one Peribacillus asahii window:
- the dapF gene encoding diaminopimelate epimerase has translation MIIDLLKSHGSGNDFFIIDELTTDLSFTEEERRQLALALCNRDSELGADGILFVLKSERADARMRVFNADGSEASMCGNGLRCVARYAIDTLGKENLVIETMKVDLEVEKVDDVYEGIPTFKVEISPVSFDVKDLPLVIEQSELQNERLPELHDTLLFSALAVPNPHLVTIVDSEMIHSDVQEVLATKVNGPNELFPDGVNVSFVKQLEEGHIYVRTFERGVGFTNACGTAMSASSLVTCLNGLNQLESDISVFNNGGKVKCVVHKRDNQYSIDLIGNATNEYKATIEVDLNCPEQFNVLTKESFDQEITLYAKLKADVQSYLKEVL, from the coding sequence ATGATTATTGATTTATTAAAAAGCCATGGCTCAGGTAATGATTTTTTCATTATTGATGAATTAACGACGGATCTTTCTTTTACAGAAGAAGAACGCCGCCAATTAGCACTAGCATTATGTAATCGTGATAGTGAATTAGGGGCAGATGGTATTTTATTCGTATTAAAAAGCGAGCGTGCTGATGCAAGAATGCGCGTGTTTAATGCAGATGGATCGGAAGCATCTATGTGTGGGAATGGGCTGCGCTGTGTAGCTCGCTATGCAATTGATACGCTCGGTAAAGAGAACTTAGTTATTGAAACGATGAAAGTGGATTTAGAGGTTGAAAAGGTAGATGATGTATATGAAGGGATCCCAACGTTTAAAGTGGAAATCTCACCGGTAAGCTTTGATGTTAAGGATTTGCCGCTTGTGATTGAACAAAGCGAATTACAAAACGAACGATTGCCAGAATTACATGATACGCTTCTTTTTTCGGCGTTAGCTGTACCAAATCCACATTTAGTTACGATTGTAGATAGCGAAATGATTCATTCTGATGTTCAGGAAGTATTAGCAACAAAAGTAAATGGACCGAATGAGCTTTTCCCAGATGGAGTAAATGTAAGCTTCGTAAAACAGTTAGAAGAGGGACATATTTATGTCCGTACATTCGAACGCGGTGTTGGCTTTACAAACGCATGTGGAACAGCGATGTCAGCTTCAAGCTTAGTAACATGCTTAAATGGTTTAAATCAGCTTGAAAGTGATATTTCCGTATTCAATAATGGTGGTAAAGTGAAATGTGTTGTTCATAAACGTGATAATCAATATTCCATTGACTTGATTGGGAATGCTACAAATGAATACAAAGCAACAATTGAAGTGGATTTAAATTGTCCAGAGCAATTTAATGTGCTGACAAAAGAAAGTTTTGATCAAGAAATTACGCTATATGCGAAGCTTAAAGCAGACGTACAAAGCTATTTAAAAGAAGTGTTATAA